Proteins from one Pyrenophora tritici-repentis strain M4 chromosome Unknown M4_contig_00038, whole genome shotgun sequence genomic window:
- a CDS encoding Velvet multi-domain protein, whose translation MAWNPHSRNNTGRPEVVPQDRLIGSARRYELKVEQQPIRARMCGFGDKDRRPITPPPCIRLIVYDRITGRELDFNDIDSTYFVLMVDLWNQEGTAAVNLVRHSSAAPTVSISSSTTTSYPPPPDRQYVTTAIPQYDPPYRMTTHMPSYSHGPVMGYPYPQPGPPASYPAYAQTYGQPPQAPIMPPAPMSSNHTRNLIGMNAVNACRLNDLDGKAGFWFVLQDLSVRTEGTFRLKLSLFDIGSGTNTVVPESQGPTHGKGPCLAHSFSEQFTVYSAKKFPGVIESTPLSKCFAQQGIKIPIRKDAPKEIVNANEYEADD comes from the coding sequence ATGGCCTGGAATCCGCACAGCAGAAATAATACCGGTCGCCCAGAAGTAGTTCCGCAGGATCGCCTGATTGGGAGTGCAAGGAGATATGAGTTGAAGGTCGAACAGCAACCTATTCGAGCGCGCATGTGTGGATTCGGCGATAAAGACCGCAGGCCTataacgccgccgccatgTATCCGCCTCATCGTCTATGACCGGATTACGGGGCGAGAGCTGGACTTCAACGACATCGACAGCACCTACTTTGTCCTCATGGTGGACCTCTGGAACCAGGAAGGTACCGCCGCTGTCAACCTAGTGCGGCATTCCAGCGCAGCTCCCacagtcagcatcagcagtagcacaacgacctcgtatccgccgccgccagaCCGGCAGTACGTAACAACAGCCATTCCGCAGTACGATCCACCGTACAGAATGACGACGCACATGCCGTCATATTCGCATGGCCCCGTAATGGGGTACCCGTACCCGCAGCCTGGACCGCCGGCTAGCTATCCGGCGTACGCCCAAACTTACGGCCAACCACCCCAGGCACCCATAATGCCCCCCGCACCCATGAGTTCAAACCACACGCGCAATCTTATCGGCATGAATGCCGTCAACGCTTGTCGTCTCAACGACCTCGACGGCAAAGCCGGCTTCTGGTTCGTGCTGCAGGATCTGAGCGTCCGGACAGAGGGCACCTTTCGACTCAAGCTCAGCCTCTTCGACATTGGCAGCGGCACAAACACGGTGGTGCCCGAGAGTCAGGGCCCCACACACGGTAAAGGTCCTTGCCTTGCACACAGCTTCTCAGAGCAGTTTACAGTCTACTCTGCCAAGAAGTTCCCAGGTGTAATTGAGAGCACACCGCTCAGTAAGTGCTTTGCACAGCAGGGTATCAAGATACCGATACGGAAGGATGCACCAAAAGAAATAGTCAACGCAAACGAATATGAGGCGGATGATTAG